One part of the Cyclobacteriaceae bacterium genome encodes these proteins:
- a CDS encoding beta-lactamase family protein codes for MRALVKFSLVVTVLVFSCKEADIGPTSECSYTSFPSHPNAAVYQSILDKYVKKGLPGISALVRDDNGTWIGHAGKADIDRNIPFLPCHPSKAASITKFMVGTLTFMLQEQGKLNIDDPISKYVDSKIISKVKNADQVTIRNCLQHTTGFYDLITDSEFYLAVLNNPNKNWDAEELLKFVYGKEAYFAPNQGVEYSNTNTIFVGMCLDKVLGYRHGQALREMIWQPLGMNNTYYQSQEKLPATTAQGYYDLYNNNTIVNVSNLITGSGNGYGGVFSTTLDLEKFMDAVYYNNTLISAESLATMMDFIVEDEVNDLGVGMMRKFKNFTTNTGVGHSGRDLGYSADLFAFPTSGNNLMIFFVNYGTDGDTALRQVFRDFEQELVLSITE; via the coding sequence ATGAGAGCACTTGTAAAATTTTCGTTGGTAGTAACGGTGTTGGTTTTCTCCTGTAAGGAAGCGGACATCGGCCCTACAAGTGAATGTAGTTACACAAGTTTTCCTTCGCACCCGAACGCGGCAGTATATCAGAGTATTTTGGATAAGTATGTAAAAAAAGGACTGCCCGGTATTTCCGCGTTGGTACGTGATGACAATGGAACATGGATAGGGCATGCCGGCAAAGCAGATATCGATCGCAATATTCCCTTTCTGCCTTGCCATCCTTCCAAAGCGGCCAGCATTACCAAGTTTATGGTGGGCACGTTAACCTTTATGTTGCAGGAACAAGGTAAACTGAATATTGATGACCCTATCTCCAAGTATGTTGATTCAAAAATTATTTCAAAAGTTAAAAATGCCGATCAGGTAACCATAAGAAATTGTTTACAGCATACCACCGGCTTTTACGATCTCATCACTGACTCAGAATTCTACCTTGCCGTGCTGAATAATCCCAACAAAAACTGGGATGCCGAAGAGTTGTTAAAATTTGTGTACGGTAAGGAAGCATACTTTGCACCCAACCAGGGAGTGGAGTACAGTAATACGAATACCATTTTTGTGGGCATGTGCCTGGATAAAGTATTAGGCTATAGGCACGGCCAGGCATTGCGTGAAATGATCTGGCAACCGTTAGGCATGAACAACACGTATTATCAAAGTCAGGAAAAACTTCCTGCCACTACTGCTCAGGGCTATTATGATCTTTATAATAATAACACGATTGTAAACGTATCCAACCTGATCACCGGGAGTGGAAATGGTTACGGGGGTGTGTTTAGCACCACACTTGATCTTGAAAAATTTATGGATGCTGTTTACTATAACAATACCTTAATTTCAGCAGAGAGCCTTGCCACAATGATGGACTTCATTGTAGAAGATGAAGTCAACGATCTTGGCGTGGGCATGATGCGGAAGTTCAAAAACTTCACTACCAACACAGGCGTTGGTCATTCCGGGCGCGACCTGGGGTACAGTGCCGACTTGTTCGCTTTTCCAACCAGCGGCAATAACCTGATGATTTTCTTTGTCAATTACGGGACCGATGGTGATACAGCGCTTCGCCAGGTCTTTCGCGATTTTGAGCAGGAGTTGGTTTTAAGTATTACAGAGTAA
- a CDS encoding serine hydrolase, producing the protein MHPLRLLLLIAIVTACNKDSDPSLPASLLYFPPISSASWETTDPASLGWNTAKIAELDAFITSTNTRAIIVLQNGRIVIEKYAAKQLVNTTLDFNASSNWYWASAGKTLTAAVIGIAEAQGKINLQTKTSTYLGTGWTNLTLAQENNITVLHQLTMTTGLDDGVANRDCTDPSCLVYKAEPGTRWAYHNAPYTLLDGVIANATGKTLNNYLTDELKSKTGMDGQYIQTGENNVYYSTPRSMARFGLLLLNKGKWDQTPVVPESFVNLMITSSQSMNPSYGYLTWLNGKSSYLAPAPGQININSAISPNAPTDMFAAMGKNGQLINVVPSKKLVVIRVGDAPDTSLVPYTFQNDLWAKLNEIIP; encoded by the coding sequence ATGCATCCGCTCCGTCTTTTACTGCTTATCGCTATTGTAACCGCTTGCAACAAGGATTCTGATCCGTCTCTACCCGCTTCACTATTATACTTTCCACCTATCAGTTCCGCTTCTTGGGAAACCACGGATCCTGCAAGCCTCGGTTGGAACACGGCAAAAATTGCCGAACTCGATGCCTTCATAACGAGCACCAATACGCGTGCTATAATCGTTTTACAAAATGGAAGAATAGTAATTGAAAAATATGCAGCTAAGCAACTCGTCAATACTACACTTGATTTTAACGCGAGCAGCAACTGGTATTGGGCATCTGCCGGAAAAACTCTGACGGCTGCAGTTATTGGTATAGCCGAAGCACAAGGAAAAATCAACCTGCAAACAAAAACTTCTACTTATCTGGGTACGGGGTGGACGAACCTTACCCTCGCTCAGGAAAACAATATTACTGTTCTTCATCAGCTCACCATGACTACAGGTTTGGATGATGGAGTAGCCAACCGCGATTGTACCGATCCATCTTGCCTGGTTTATAAAGCCGAGCCCGGCACCCGTTGGGCCTACCATAATGCCCCGTATACATTACTGGATGGCGTGATTGCCAATGCCACAGGCAAAACCTTGAACAACTACTTAACTGATGAATTGAAATCAAAAACCGGAATGGACGGACAATACATTCAAACCGGTGAAAACAACGTTTACTACAGTACACCCCGCTCCATGGCCCGTTTCGGATTGCTGTTGCTCAATAAAGGCAAGTGGGATCAAACACCCGTTGTTCCGGAATCATTTGTCAACCTGATGATCACTTCTTCGCAATCCATGAATCCTTCTTACGGATACCTTACCTGGCTCAATGGTAAATCTTCGTACCTGGCACCTGCTCCTGGTCAAATCAACATTAATAGTGCAATATCACCCAACGCGCCAACGGATATGTTTGCCGCCATGGGTAAAAATGGACAGCTCATTAATGTAGTTCCGTCAAAAAAATTGGTAGTCATCCGTGTAGGTGATGCACCAGACACCAGCCTGGTACCCTATACTTTTCAAAATGACCTCTGGGCAAAATTGAATGAAATCATTCCATAG
- a CDS encoding alpha/beta fold hydrolase codes for MQSILLAAGLTAGTAQATLPKYRIFGLESKPAIVIIHGFPGNATDWYHMAERLSQRYRVIVPDLLGFNHSQTNNASFHELWVESQADRITALVDSLKIKSYYVIGHDLGTSIGVMVAARHPERVKALMIGSGNVLADPKLNGMMRSAFWPVIGAVSRNVILSC; via the coding sequence ATGCAAAGCATTCTTTTGGCAGCCGGTCTGACGGCCGGAACGGCACAAGCGACATTACCTAAGTACCGGATTTTTGGTTTAGAAAGTAAGCCCGCCATCGTTATTATTCACGGATTTCCAGGTAATGCCACCGATTGGTATCACATGGCCGAACGGCTTAGTCAGCGCTACCGGGTAATTGTACCCGATCTGCTGGGGTTCAACCACTCGCAAACAAATAATGCTTCGTTCCATGAGCTATGGGTTGAATCTCAGGCCGATCGTATTACAGCCTTGGTTGATTCCTTAAAAATCAAATCGTACTATGTGATAGGTCACGATTTGGGTACGTCCATTGGTGTGATGGTGGCGGCCCGGCATCCAGAGCGGGTGAAAGCGTTAATGATTGGCTCCGGCAATGTGCTGGCCGACCCGAAGTTGAATGGTATGATGCGCTCAGCCTTCTGGCCGGTAATAGGAGCGGTATCGCGCAACGTCATCCTATCGTGTTGA
- a CDS encoding alpha/beta fold hydrolase: protein MLIYYGERDPFFPPSEFERMKKVFPHALLVAFPGVGHFPFLEAEEAFVKEVTLFFR from the coding sequence GTGTTGATTTACTACGGTGAACGCGATCCCTTTTTTCCACCAAGTGAGTTTGAGCGCATGAAGAAAGTCTTTCCGCATGCCCTGTTGGTAGCGTTTCCCGGAGTTGGCCATTTTCCTTTCCTGGAAGCCGAGGAAGCATTTGTAAAAGAAGTAACTTTATTTTTTCGATGA
- a CDS encoding RNA polymerase sigma factor, with translation MSNEQYLIEQTLQGDKKALTLLMEPLQEKVYNLAVRYLWEPADAQDATQEIMIRVITHLSSFQGKSAFGTWVYRIAVNYLLNCKASRQEQRQVSFDDFSQYIKSDLDEHDYHGPDRNVLEQEVKLSCSTGLLLCLNREQRMAYLLGEVFEVDSDTGAEVCETTPENFRKRLSIARDRIRSFMQGHCGIVNPVNACRCNKRISLGLVSGRIAKDNLRFADKGEVLLTLSQVEALHDEAALYKQHPQYKTPEGMRSELARLLMDEQ, from the coding sequence ATGAGCAACGAGCAATACCTGATCGAACAAACTTTACAGGGCGACAAAAAGGCACTGACACTGCTGATGGAGCCCCTACAGGAAAAAGTTTACAACCTGGCTGTTCGGTACTTGTGGGAGCCGGCCGATGCGCAGGATGCCACACAGGAAATCATGATTCGGGTAATCACCCATCTTTCTTCCTTTCAGGGTAAAAGTGCTTTTGGCACCTGGGTCTATCGCATTGCCGTAAACTATTTACTGAATTGCAAAGCCAGCCGGCAAGAGCAACGGCAGGTGTCGTTCGATGATTTTTCGCAGTACATAAAATCAGATTTGGATGAGCACGACTATCACGGTCCTGATCGCAATGTGCTCGAGCAGGAAGTAAAGTTATCGTGTTCTACCGGCTTGCTGCTGTGCCTAAACCGCGAGCAGCGCATGGCGTATTTGCTGGGTGAAGTGTTTGAGGTGGACAGCGATACCGGGGCTGAAGTTTGCGAAACCACGCCCGAAAATTTTCGAAAACGCTTATCGATTGCGCGCGACCGCATCCGCAGTTTTATGCAAGGGCATTGCGGCATTGTCAATCCGGTTAACGCGTGCCGGTGCAACAAGCGTATTTCCTTGGGATTAGTTTCCGGCAGGATTGCAAAAGACAATCTTCGGTTTGCTGATAAAGGTGAAGTGCTGCTCACCCTTTCCCAGGTGGAAGCACTTCACGATGAGGCGGCATTGTATAAACAGCATCCGCAGTACAAGACACCCGAAGGTATGCGCAGTGAACTTGCCAGATTGCTTATGGATGAACAATAG
- a CDS encoding helix-turn-helix domain-containing protein, translated as MVNISTFKQVRGITKPRRLLRYLLIWCAKGKATLVLDDKELTLRQREVVTVTSGQIHYFKDITTAEGVILDFSLDFFSKDDADLELVFHNGLFCHFDLNEVITVKEYTIIENELKEIARELRARPYQYLHSVHARIQLILIHINRAKVQRGDEIYKPDALFLKFLELVRGNFELNYPLSHFARLLSTTPAKINEQAKLHTGRTAQMVIHGLVVAEAKRLMMYENLSVKEVAYRLGFKDPFYFSNFFKKHTGYSPTAFHDKHAI; from the coding sequence ATGGTCAATATCTCGACTTTTAAGCAGGTAAGAGGTATCACAAAGCCAAGACGGCTGCTGCGGTACCTGCTGATTTGGTGTGCGAAAGGAAAAGCGACCCTTGTACTGGATGATAAAGAACTGACGCTGCGACAGCGCGAAGTAGTAACGGTTACTTCGGGACAGATACATTATTTTAAAGATATAACAACCGCAGAAGGGGTTATACTGGATTTTAGCCTCGATTTTTTCAGTAAAGATGATGCCGATCTCGAACTGGTTTTTCATAATGGGTTGTTTTGTCATTTTGACCTGAATGAGGTAATCACCGTCAAAGAGTACACCATCATTGAAAACGAACTCAAGGAGATTGCCCGGGAGCTTCGTGCAAGACCCTATCAATACCTGCATTCTGTACATGCGCGTATTCAGCTGATCCTCATTCACATCAATCGTGCGAAAGTGCAGCGCGGGGATGAGATCTATAAACCCGATGCGCTTTTTTTGAAATTTCTTGAATTGGTGCGGGGAAATTTTGAATTGAACTATCCGCTGAGTCATTTTGCCAGGTTGCTGAGCACGACTCCTGCAAAAATCAATGAACAGGCAAAGTTGCATACGGGTCGCACAGCGCAAATGGTGATACATGGATTAGTGGTGGCTGAAGCCAAGCGCCTGATGATGTACGAAAATCTTTCTGTAAAAGAAGTGGCATACAGGCTCGGGTTCAAAGACCCGTTTTATTTTTCGAATTTTTTTAAGAAACACACCGGGTATTCACCCACAGCATTTCACGATAAGCACGCGATCTAA
- a CDS encoding cupin domain-containing protein encodes MKTSISDYIVKSQSVQWLPLVEKNVNTKGIYVKSLRRDEAENRSPSILLRFEPGAKYPYHNHPAGEEIFVMEGTAIIEGQKLSAGDYLYTPPGFKHSVTTETGCTLMLVIPQEVEILEK; translated from the coding sequence ATGAAAACTTCAATTTCGGACTACATTGTCAAAAGCCAATCGGTTCAGTGGTTACCGCTCGTTGAAAAGAATGTCAACACCAAGGGGATCTATGTGAAATCGCTTCGGAGGGATGAGGCAGAAAATCGTTCGCCCTCCATTTTGCTGCGCTTTGAGCCTGGGGCGAAATATCCCTACCACAATCACCCGGCCGGAGAGGAAATATTTGTAATGGAAGGTACTGCGATCATTGAGGGCCAAAAACTTTCAGCCGGTGATTATCTTTACACCCCACCCGGGTTTAAGCATTCAGTTACAACGGAAACCGGTTGTACCCTCATGCTTGTTATTCCTCAAGAGGTGGAAATACTTGAAAAATAA
- a CDS encoding helix-turn-helix transcriptional regulator encodes MKINDEQYKFIIDGEDYHCALDITSAFIGGKWKTVVLWYLRNTKRRFSELKEVIPDITDKMLSLQLRALEDDGLVKRTIFPEVPPRVEYELTKEGQSLLPVLEAMAAWGRAKARKDGKMVKVERAINR; translated from the coding sequence ATGAAAATTAATGACGAGCAGTACAAGTTTATCATCGATGGCGAGGATTATCATTGTGCCCTGGATATTACTTCGGCCTTTATCGGTGGAAAGTGGAAGACCGTGGTACTGTGGTACCTTCGTAATACCAAGCGAAGGTTCAGCGAATTGAAAGAAGTCATTCCTGATATCACCGATAAAATGCTTTCACTACAACTGCGCGCATTGGAAGATGATGGCCTTGTGAAGCGCACGATTTTCCCTGAAGTTCCTCCCCGTGTCGAATATGAACTGACCAAAGAAGGTCAATCGTTGCTACCCGTATTGGAAGCCATGGCCGCATGGGGACGAGCAAAAGCCCGGAAAGATGGAAAGATGGTGAAAGTTGAACGTGCAATAAACCGGTAA
- a CDS encoding NAD(P)-binding domain-containing protein, with protein MRIAVLGTGMVGDTIGSRLVELGHQVMMGSRSKSNEKALAFVSKHKAGASAGTFQEAAAFGEIIFNCTKGDASIDAIKLAGENINGKIIIDVANPLDFSKGQPASLLPALSNTNSLGEEIQKTFPKAKVVKTLNTMWCGLMVNPNMIGGGDHTNFICGNDADAKAKVKSLIKEFGWKEQNILDLGDITNARGTEAVLPIWLRVWGATQNGAFNFKVVS; from the coding sequence ATGAGAATAGCAGTATTGGGAACGGGTATGGTAGGCGATACCATCGGTTCACGATTAGTCGAACTGGGTCACCAGGTGATGATGGGGTCCAGAAGTAAGTCTAATGAAAAGGCTTTGGCCTTTGTATCGAAGCATAAGGCCGGAGCGAGCGCAGGCACATTTCAAGAAGCTGCTGCCTTTGGTGAAATCATTTTCAATTGTACAAAAGGTGATGCTTCCATTGATGCTATTAAGTTGGCCGGTGAGAATATCAATGGAAAAATTATCATTGACGTGGCCAACCCGCTCGATTTTAGTAAAGGTCAGCCGGCCAGTTTGCTTCCGGCATTATCGAATACGAATTCATTAGGGGAAGAAATTCAAAAGACATTCCCGAAAGCAAAGGTGGTAAAAACACTCAATACCATGTGGTGTGGGCTGATGGTAAACCCGAATATGATTGGCGGAGGTGATCATACGAATTTCATTTGTGGTAATGATGCGGATGCCAAAGCAAAAGTGAAATCGCTAATAAAAGAGTTTGGCTGGAAGGAGCAGAATATTCTTGACCTGGGCGATATCACCAATGCGCGCGGCACCGAAGCGGTATTGCCCATCTGGCTGCGGGTGTGGGGCGCTACGCAAAACGGGGCGTTTAATTTCAAAGTGGTGAGTTGA
- a CDS encoding NAD(P)/FAD-dependent oxidoreductase has translation MKRIQFLKTTSVGLAALPLTSFADLLSEDEPYDVVIVGAGLSGLTAANRLAEAGKKILVMEAQDRVGGRTWSQPVGENDFIDIGGQWIGKGHEKMYRLVEEAGLKTFPTYTDGKNILRTNEVNQFYRGETPPLGIFALVAAQKAINRFDKAAAALAVDTPWLARDAQALDEISLGNWIDRTISNTKARNLVKRIAEGELCQSVYEISMLQALASARATGSLKQAEKIEGGALQDRIDGGAQGVSNYLYRKVKPWVRLNCPASSVQQFQDYLLVSNDHFSVKTKKLILAAPLAAIKRIRFTPSLSKEKLQLINSMTMGTVVKTHSVYARPFWRLQGLSGASLCLDEVVELTLDNSVPGSQQGILTSLVHADRAKALLNLSASERREKILTTYAHLFGTEASQPLMFHDYSFTNNPWIGGAYSGYYKKGIFATYGEHIARPEGNIHWAGTETSTKFKGFMEGAVLSGERVAAEILATP, from the coding sequence ATGAAACGAATCCAATTTTTAAAAACAACATCGGTTGGTCTTGCTGCCCTGCCCCTTACCTCCTTCGCTGACTTACTTTCTGAAGACGAACCATATGACGTGGTGATTGTGGGGGCCGGGCTAAGTGGATTAACTGCGGCTAACCGACTGGCGGAGGCAGGCAAGAAAATTTTAGTAATGGAAGCACAGGACCGCGTGGGTGGCCGAACCTGGTCGCAGCCCGTGGGAGAAAATGATTTTATTGATATCGGTGGGCAGTGGATAGGAAAAGGCCATGAAAAAATGTACCGGTTGGTGGAAGAAGCCGGTTTAAAAACATTCCCTACCTATACGGACGGAAAAAATATTTTAAGAACCAACGAGGTAAATCAATTCTATCGGGGTGAAACGCCTCCGCTGGGAATATTTGCCTTGGTAGCCGCCCAAAAGGCAATTAACCGCTTTGACAAAGCCGCGGCCGCACTCGCTGTTGATACCCCGTGGCTAGCCCGGGATGCGCAGGCGCTGGACGAAATCAGTTTAGGCAACTGGATTGATCGGACGATTTCCAATACGAAGGCCCGAAATCTGGTGAAGCGTATAGCGGAAGGAGAACTGTGTCAATCGGTGTATGAAATCTCCATGCTGCAAGCACTCGCCAGTGCGCGGGCAACGGGTTCGTTAAAGCAAGCTGAAAAAATAGAGGGTGGTGCCCTGCAAGATCGTATTGATGGTGGTGCGCAGGGCGTAAGCAATTATCTTTATCGAAAGGTAAAGCCGTGGGTTCGATTGAACTGCCCGGCATCTTCTGTTCAACAATTTCAGGACTATCTGCTGGTCAGCAACGATCACTTTTCTGTCAAGACGAAAAAACTCATCCTCGCAGCGCCATTGGCAGCCATAAAGAGAATCCGGTTTACGCCTTCGCTCTCAAAGGAGAAACTACAACTGATCAACTCCATGACCATGGGAACTGTGGTAAAAACACATTCCGTTTATGCGCGTCCCTTTTGGCGACTGCAGGGTTTGAGCGGTGCAAGTCTTTGCCTGGACGAAGTTGTGGAACTCACCCTCGACAATTCAGTACCCGGCTCACAGCAGGGAATTCTCACATCCTTAGTTCATGCCGACAGGGCCAAAGCGTTATTGAACCTGTCTGCCTCAGAAAGGAGAGAAAAAATTTTAACTACGTATGCCCACTTGTTCGGGACCGAAGCTTCACAACCCCTGATGTTCCACGATTACTCGTTTACCAACAATCCCTGGATTGGCGGAGCCTACTCCGGCTACTATAAGAAGGGAATATTCGCAACCTATGGTGAGCACATCGCAAGGCCCGAGGGCAACATACATTGGGCAGGCACAGAAACCTCGACAAAATTTAAAGGATTTATGGAAGGTGCGGTATTGTCCGGGGAGCGAGTGGCTGCCGAAATCCTTGCAACCCCATGA
- a CDS encoding Crp/Fnr family transcriptional regulator, whose amino-acid sequence MDPLFTIFLDRFATDPPLTEHTRSEISQYLSVLHRKKKHILFCENDRHDYAYFVIQGAVRSYYLKDGVEVNTWFALEKDMVGSLHTYQGKPSRVTLELVEDTTLVALQVKPVKSLAQTNLQVAHFIAAIIEEHAYFLEDRLYFSQMMNSMDRYAAMLEKEPQLLQRIPLTYIASYLGISRETLSRLRGK is encoded by the coding sequence ATGGACCCCCTGTTTACAATCTTCCTCGACCGTTTCGCAACTGATCCACCGCTCACCGAACATACCCGTTCAGAAATCAGTCAATACCTTTCGGTGCTCCATCGTAAAAAGAAGCATATCCTGTTTTGCGAAAATGATCGGCATGACTATGCCTATTTTGTTATACAAGGCGCAGTGAGAAGTTACTATTTGAAGGATGGAGTTGAGGTAAATACCTGGTTTGCCCTTGAAAAGGATATGGTGGGTTCGCTGCACACGTACCAGGGCAAACCTTCCCGGGTAACCCTTGAATTAGTGGAAGACACTACCCTGGTAGCCCTTCAGGTAAAGCCAGTAAAGTCGCTTGCGCAAACCAACCTACAGGTGGCTCATTTTATTGCGGCCATCATCGAAGAGCATGCCTACTTCCTGGAAGACCGCCTCTACTTTTCGCAAATGATGAATTCGATGGATCGATATGCCGCCATGCTCGAAAAAGAGCCTCAACTCCTTCAAAGAATTCCGCTCACCTATATTGCCTCCTATCTGGGTATATCACGGGAAACCCTTAGCCGGCTTCGCGGAAAATGA
- a CDS encoding DUF1801 domain-containing protein produces MKSNFEDMDSYIAMFPNNVQDLLQQLRQTIRKAAPQAEETISYQMPTFKLNGNLVHFAAYKSHIGFYPAPSGLKAFEKEISNYTHSKGAVQFPLDKPLPKSLISRIVKHRVKENLNRTRKQN; encoded by the coding sequence ATGAAATCAAATTTTGAAGATATGGATTCCTATATCGCTATGTTTCCCAATAACGTACAGGACCTACTTCAACAGCTTCGCCAAACCATTCGCAAAGCGGCCCCGCAGGCCGAAGAAACCATCAGCTACCAGATGCCTACCTTCAAACTGAATGGCAACCTGGTTCATTTTGCCGCCTACAAAAGTCATATTGGCTTCTATCCTGCCCCTTCCGGATTAAAGGCTTTTGAAAAAGAAATTTCGAATTATACGCATTCAAAAGGCGCGGTTCAGTTTCCGCTGGATAAACCGTTACCAAAAAGCTTAATTTCGAGAATTGTAAAGCACCGGGTAAAGGAAAACCTTAACCGAACAAGGAAGCAGAATTGA
- a CDS encoding VOC family protein: MSKSIYPCLWFDGQAEEAAKLYCSVFHHSTITEKNPIVVRFELDGFRVMALNGGPKFKINPSISLFVYCTSEEETERIYTALITGGTAMMPLDKYPWSAKYGWLQDKFGMTWQVSVVDKPGTPFSITPCLLFTSAQFGKAEEAIGFYSSVFKNSTTDMLFHYEPGNVNAGNVLYSEFRLNDYPLIAMDGPGEHGYTFGEGVSLVVECETQEEIDHYWQKLTVGGREDMCGWLKDKFGVSWQIVPSILGKLMNDPEKNQRVTQAVLQMRKFDIERLLQA, from the coding sequence ATGTCAAAATCCATTTACCCATGCCTGTGGTTTGACGGTCAGGCTGAAGAAGCAGCAAAATTGTACTGCTCTGTTTTCCATCATTCAACCATCACAGAAAAGAATCCAATAGTTGTTCGGTTTGAATTGGATGGCTTCCGTGTGATGGCGTTGAATGGTGGCCCGAAATTTAAAATCAATCCATCCATTTCGCTATTTGTTTATTGTACCAGCGAAGAAGAGACCGAACGCATCTACACCGCCTTGATTACGGGCGGCACCGCCATGATGCCGTTGGATAAATATCCATGGAGTGCTAAGTATGGCTGGTTGCAAGACAAGTTCGGCATGACCTGGCAGGTTTCGGTAGTGGATAAACCGGGCACGCCCTTTTCCATTACGCCTTGCCTTCTGTTTACATCGGCACAATTTGGGAAAGCCGAAGAAGCGATTGGTTTTTATTCCTCTGTTTTTAAAAATTCCACAACAGATATGCTCTTCCATTATGAACCGGGTAATGTCAACGCTGGCAACGTATTATATTCCGAGTTCCGGCTAAATGACTACCCTCTCATTGCCATGGACGGACCGGGTGAGCATGGCTATACCTTTGGTGAGGGTGTATCGCTAGTGGTGGAGTGTGAAACACAGGAAGAAATTGATCATTACTGGCAGAAATTAACGGTTGGTGGCCGTGAAGATATGTGCGGCTGGCTGAAAGATAAGTTTGGTGTCTCGTGGCAGATTGTTCCGAGCATATTGGGTAAGTTAATGAACGATCCGGAAAAAAATCAGCGGGTAACACAGGCCGTTCTGCAAATGCGAAAGTTTGATATTGAAAGATTATTACAAGCCTGA
- a CDS encoding VOC family protein, giving the protein MARVSTYLNFDGKTEEAFLFYQSIFGGDFMGGIQRFGDMPAQEGMPPLPEKDKNLVLHMALPILGDYLLMGSDAPESMGFHVNFGNNMHLNLETDTREETERLFNALAAGGNITMPLQDMFWGDYFGSCTDKFGVQWMVNCASK; this is encoded by the coding sequence ATGGCACGTGTAAGCACCTATCTCAATTTCGATGGTAAAACAGAGGAAGCGTTTCTGTTTTATCAATCCATTTTCGGTGGCGACTTTATGGGCGGTATTCAACGCTTTGGCGATATGCCCGCACAGGAAGGTATGCCTCCACTACCCGAAAAAGATAAAAATCTTGTTTTGCACATGGCTCTACCCATTCTCGGAGACTACTTGCTCATGGGGTCAGATGCACCTGAATCGATGGGCTTTCATGTGAACTTTGGAAACAACATGCACCTTAACCTTGAAACCGATACACGCGAAGAAACGGAACGGCTGTTCAACGCGCTGGCGGCCGGAGGTAACATTACCATGCCCCTGCAGGATATGTTTTGGGGCGATTACTTCGGCAGTTGCACCGACAAATTTGGCGTGCAGTGGATGGTGAACTGCGCATCAAAATAA
- a CDS encoding dihydrofolate reductase family protein, producing the protein MEERKIIVIEYMSLDGVIQAPGGPTEDTSNNFTYGGWLAPFTDDVGGAFVQELMQPSDLLLGRVTFDIWENYWPAHSENWKGINDMNKYVLSTTKFQSKWKNSFFIKNLEEIEILKKTEGTDLKVWGSSKLVQSLLRKNLVDELWLLICPVLLGKGKKLFSDNVPPGEFELVKSVITPTGVFIANYRRKGNIKTGTVGDA; encoded by the coding sequence ATGGAAGAAAGAAAAATAATCGTTATCGAATACATGAGCCTTGATGGCGTCATACAAGCGCCCGGAGGACCAACCGAAGACACTTCGAACAATTTCACTTATGGTGGATGGTTAGCACCTTTTACCGATGATGTGGGCGGAGCTTTTGTCCAAGAACTGATGCAACCTTCTGATTTGCTGTTAGGCCGGGTGACATTCGACATCTGGGAAAACTATTGGCCGGCTCATTCCGAAAACTGGAAAGGAATCAATGACATGAATAAATATGTATTATCCACAACAAAATTTCAATCCAAGTGGAAAAACTCATTCTTTATAAAAAATCTGGAGGAAATTGAGATCCTAAAGAAAACCGAAGGCACCGACCTGAAAGTGTGGGGCAGTAGCAAACTGGTTCAGTCCCTCCTTAGAAAAAATCTGGTGGATGAACTCTGGCTATTGATTTGCCCTGTACTTCTTGGCAAAGGCAAAAAATTATTTTCAGACAATGTCCCACCTGGTGAATTTGAACTGGTGAAAAGCGTAATAACTCCCACGGGGGTATTTATTGCTAACTACAGAAGAAAAGGAAACATAAAAACCGGCACCGTTGGAGATGCCTGA